The following nucleotide sequence is from Plasmodium gaboni strain SY75 chromosome Unknown, whole genome shotgun sequence.
ACCCAAATACccatattttttcatacTTAAGTATGCTTCACGTTCGTATTTTATTAGAATATCACTTGTATATTCTTTAAGTTTTGTTCTTacaaaatttattaaatatttattgaATACTCCATAATATCTATCCAGGAAACGGAAATTGCTcgtaatataaaaattaatattttcaaaatatgCATATAGAGGAAAAACAGcgaaaaaacaaaaagcGTACATGAACCCGTTCGTCAGTTCCATGAAAAAATTTCTATTAAAACTATGAACGGAAGGTTTACGTTCGTACGTGTGTTCTTTCACATGTTGTGTTTGTTCCTTTATTGCAGGACCAAACCCTCCAGGAAAATGTTTTCCTGCATCCAGGTATAAATTCgtgaaaaaataaaaaaataaatatcGTGCTCCTTCAGGTGCCATATAGTcattaaagaaaaaactGTGGGGGGAAGCATCTACTTTAGTACAACCTGATTCATTACCTTTAGGATGTTTTGAAGCATGATCAGTAGATGTGCATTCTTTACCATGTACCCATCCAATTGATGCATTAAGTCTGACATATAGAAAATAGGTAGTGATGGGTAAAAATTTTCTTCCAATAAATTGACCTACTTTTTTTGCAGAGTAAAAATTCGCACTTGCCACTGCTTGATATTCACATAAAAGActtaaatttttataatttaacATATCGTACATTTTTGATGCTAGCATAAAATAGTTGGAGAAAACGAACGTTTTCCCATATTTTAATTGTGTGATAGGTTTTTTCGCATATGGTGGCAATAAACTGTTAGTCATACTATCCATAATACTTCCGTTATAGACATATGCAAATGTAAGAAAAGCGGAGGTACTTGTTGCTACCTGGATATTTTCACTTAATCCATATGCTTTATCAAGATTATCTACATTATTACTTAACATGGTTGAAAATAACATTTGAAATGCTGCAAACATTGTTTTAGCATAATAGCGCGATGCCATAGAATTATGGATTTCTATTTCACGTTCTTCTTTGTTTAATTTCGAATAATTATTTGCCACATTCATGAAAAAAACGTTGTTAACActctataaaaaaaaaatatgtgtgtatatatgtatgtatatatttgtatgggtgtatatatatgtatgtttGTGTGGATATATGTgtttatgtatatatacaaaCTCATATATAcgtatatatatatatatatatatatatatatatatatatatacaaacacatatatatatgtattatacCATTTTGTCGTTTCTTCGTTGTGTCCTGTACGTTTCTTCTATTCTtctaaataataaataaacgGTTTGTAAAAAAGATGTATCTGAAAATATATCTGTGTTAAAATTATAGATAGAAAATAGTTCGTCCACCACTTCTTTCAATATGTCTTTATTTACTTTAAATCCATAAATAATAccatatttataaaaattgaCTGAATTTCCCATAATGCTATGCAAAGTATGGTAGACTCTGTCttttacttttttatatgttgGTGTAGCAgtcatatattttttcatattaaatatatctgCAAAAAATAGCACGTCGTCAAAATGGGTTTTGTACAAATCCATGGAGTCTCGCATTAAcattaatttattattgatattataaatattatgatatttatataaatttttcaCATGTCGTTGATCAAAATACATATCATATGCACATTCGATTAACGATTTCAAAACTTTGTTCCACTGATTCATTTTAGGAGGTTCAAATTTCTGTGATAACACTTTATCGTGCAAATCTTTTCTAATATATGGATTATGATAATTGGAAAAATAAAACCCTGCGGGCGAACTAATCATCCAATCTTTAAATTTGTGTTCGAGAATTAACGATAAAGGATAAGATCTTGGTAATCCTAGAGGCGGTTCATTCAattgatgaaaaaaatCTAGTTGGAGAAACGAGTTGACATGGACCAGAAACGTCAGAGcttttttcattttttctaaCGTTCCAACTTTCATTAATTTTTCCAATTCTACGAAAATGtatgtgtatatatgtatgtatatacatagtgataaaaaaaatatatatgtatacacATAGTgataacaaatatatatatacaataaatatatttgtttattacCATCTACTAAATTGTTTGGAATGTGTTTCCTAACATATAaagtataatatttttttataggGGAAGGGAACCAATAGTTGGTTACGACGGTTCTGTTGAACGTATCttcatcttttatatttaaatacaTTGCTTCAGCCACATTTTTGTTAGCAATATctataagaaaaatataaatacatatatatatatatatatatatatttgaatatacacatatatgtatatatatatatatatgtattacCCTTAAAACTTGTAATtctaaataaaaatagGAATGTGTACCAATTAATATCATGAGATAAGAAATTACTATAATCTTGATAGACATCTAATGTTCTGATTAGTGATGATACTTTTTGTATTTTGAGCCCTTTAGTTAAATATACGTAAAATTTTTGTACCATCGAAGGAATTTCATCAAATTTCactaataaaaaaaaataaaattttcatatatatttatatgaaaaataacatatatatatatttatatatccactattttatttttttatattactGTTGGAATATAA
It contains:
- a CDS encoding cytoadherence linked asexual protein, which encodes MVSFFKRPICILILFLCLNEKIKCSINHNENLDENLILLNNANNDNIDQLKSMIGNDELQKNLTTLEKLILESLEKDKLKFPLVNPETETHLDITKFKKKSISDADDKTYVIPTLGCDFYNITKYEKILRHQLIEAYHSDISDSIKRKLLIVRTLKTIKLMLIPLNSYKEKNDLKYALDELNNVFIHKPSKTDTKSPIEDHEQFFTNLLTHVKDIKETEYIENKGEYIILADDKMEVMSTKDFFFTTDSDIKFMEELDSLSNQYGLGLISQLGPHLIALGHFTVLKLALKNYKNYFEAKATKFFSWQKILEFSMSDRFKVLDMMCDHDSVYYSEKKRRKTYLKVDRSNTSMECNILEYLIHYFNKYQLEIIKTTQDTDFDLHGMMEHKYIKDYFFSFMCNDPKECIIYHTNQFKKEANEENTFPEQEEPNREMSAYNLYLNYYYFMKRYSSYGTKKTLYVHLLNLTGLLNYDTRAYVTSLYLPGYYNAVEMSFTDDKEFSTLFENLIQCIEKCHSDQSNQLSKDSNFLNDLTKCDLCKGAFLYSNMKFDEIPSMVQKFYVYLTKGLKIQKVSSLIRTLDVYQDYSNFLSHDINWYTFLFLFRITSFKDIANKNVAEAMYLNIKDEDTFNRTVVTNYWFPSPIKKYYTLYVRKHIPNNLVDELEKLMKVGTLEKMKKALTFLVHVNSFLQLDFFHQLNEPPLGLPRSYPLSLILEHKFKDWMISSPAGFYFSNYHNPYIRKDLHDKVLSQKFEPPKMNQWNKVLKSLIECAYDMYFDQRHVKNLYKYHNIYNINNKLMLMRDSMDLYKTHFDDVLFFADIFNMKKYMTATPTYKKVKDRVYHTLHSIMGNSVNFYKYGIIYGFKVNKDILKEVVDELFSIYNFNTDIFSDTSFLQTVYLLFRRIEETYRTQRRNDKMSVNNVFFMNVANNYSKLNKEEREIEIHNSMASRYYAKTMFAAFQMLFSTMLSNNVDNLDKAYGLSENIQVATSTSAFLTFAYVYNGSIMDSMTNSLLPPYAKKPITQLKYGKTFVFSNYFMLASKMYDMLNYKNLSLLCEYQAVASANFYSAKKVGQFIGRKFLPITTYFLYVRLNASIGWVHGKECTSTDHASKHPKGNESGCTKVDASPHSFFFNDYMAPEGARYLFFYFFTNLYLDAGKHFPGGFGPAIKEQTQHVKEHTYERKPSVHSFNRNFFMELTNGFMYAFCFFAVFPLYAYFENINFYITSNFRFLDRYYGVFNKYLINFVRTKLKEYTSDILIKYEREAYLSMKKYGYLGEVIASRISSKDKIMNYLHDTNEETMNNLRRYDMENAFKNKMVTYVDDFAFFDDCGKNEQFLNERCDYCPVIEEVEETQLQPQLLSYTDETTNVSKQSSTYIDIEKLNEVDSADSDDDEKEFNDPDDELMIARFH